DNA sequence from the Flavobacterium lipolyticum genome:
TCGATTTGGTAGCAATGTATATGGCTTCCTGTGCTTTCCATTTGGATTTTGCTGCCGCCAGCTGTGCCTGAATTTCAGGTGCTTCTAAAACCATGATGATTTGTCCGGCAGTTACCGGAGAACCAATGTCGACATGCAGTTTTTTTACGTAGCTGTTTACTTTGGCATAGATGGCCGTTTCTTTGTCCGAAACCAATTCTCCGGCAAGTTTCAGAGGAACCTGGGGATTGCTCTTTTTCAGAGAAACCGTTTCAAAATTCTGCATCATCATCATGGGCATGGCTGCCGGTTTCTCTTCTTTTTTGTTTTCTGAATTACAAGATGCAACTGCAATTCCGATAAGGATATAATAGATTAATTTCATGGTTTATTTTTCTAACGTTATATAATGAATACTGTTTTCGTCTTCAGGATCTAAGGATGGTGATTGGGTAGTGGTTTTGTTTTGTATCCACACAAATACCAGTGGTAATAGGATCAATACACTAAATGAAGATGCAATTAGTCCGCCAATTACCGCTCTTCCTAATGGAGCCACCTGATCACCGCCTTCTCCGTGTCCAATAGCCATTGGAAGCATACCTGCAATCATAGCCAGTGTAGTCATAATGATAGGACGTATACGCAAAGCTGCGGCCTGAATAGCCGAACTAAGAGCGTCACCATTTTCTAAACGGAGCGATTCCGCATTACTAATCAGCAAAACAGCATTCGCAATAGAAACTCCGACAGACATAATAATTCCCATATAAGACTGTAAGTTCAGGGTAGAACCTGTAAGTTTCATTAAAATCAAAGAACCCAGAATTACAAAAGGAACAGTGGTCAGGATAACTAAGGACACTTTAAACGATTGGAAATTGGCCGTTAGCATTAAGAAAATAACAATAACTGCAATCAGTAAACCTGTTGCCAGACTATTCATGGTTTCCTCGAGCACCGGAACCATTCCGGATACCTGTATATTGACTCCTTTAGGCAATTCACCAAGCGAATCGATAGCAGCCTGTACGTCTTTCTGTGCTCTTCCTAAATCAGTATTATGAATGTTTGCCGTTACCGGTGTGTAACCCATGGTTCCCAGATTGTAGCTTTCACCTAATACTTTTGTAGGAGTAATTGTTGCCACATCACCCAGAACAGGTCGGTCTGAGTTTTTTCCTAACGGGACATTCATCAACTCATCTTTGCTGTTTAAAATGTTTTGTGGGGTTTGTACCTGTACATCGTAGGCAATTCCCATCATTCCGCCAACCCACATGTTTTTACTAGTGTAGCGTGAAGAGGCCGTTATAGGAACCAAAGAACGCGCGATGTCTTGTGCGTCGATACCCAGTTGAGCCGCTCTTATTCGGTCGATATTGATTTCGTATGCCGGATAGTTTAGCGATTGTGGAATTTGTTGATCTCTCAAATAATCAATTTCTTTTAGCTTGGCCAAAAGTTTATTAGCATACATCACGTTCATTTTTTTCATCATTCCCGAAAAGCGAACCTCAATCGGAGTATTGGTTCCCTGGCTTAGAATCTTCTCCGTAAGTTCGATAGGCTCGAAAGAGAAATGCAGTTCGGGCATCTTTTGCTTCATGTGCTTGCGGATGATTTCTTTCAGCTCATTGGTATTTCCGTCAAAATCTTTCAAGGCAATCTGCATTAAGGCTTCATGCGGACCTGCATTGTACAAATAAATTGGACTCACTGCAAAAGAGGAGGGATGCTGACCAATAAATACCGATGATATGGCAATATGATCTTTACCGATAATCGTTTCCAGTTCACCTAAAACCTGTTTTATTTTGAGTTCCGTTTTTTCGATACGAGTCCCTTCAGGCGCTTTAATACGAACCTGAAACTGACTTGAATTTACAGTAGGCAAAACGTCTTTACCGGTACTGCTGTACATTAAAAATGCTCCAACTGCAACCAGGATAAAACTGATAATTAAAATAGGCTTGCGTTTGCCCATTATGGATTGCAAAAACAGCACGAAACGATTTTTGAATCCGTCGAATTTATCTTCGGTATGCTCATGGTTTTCTTTGTCCTTCATTAACCAGTTAGCCATTACAGGCACAAACGTTTGTGACAGCATAAAAGACAGCAACATAGAAAAACCAATTGCGAGAGCCAAAGGCATAAACAACGATCCCGGAATACCGGTCATCATAAAGGCTGGTGCAAAAACCGCA
Encoded proteins:
- a CDS encoding efflux RND transporter permease subunit, which translates into the protein MNLIRFALRKPISIMVMVLGLLFFGIKASKEIKVDILPDMNLPVVYIAHSFNGYTPQQMEGYFTKMYVNMMLFTSGIESIETKNTQGLTLMKINFYEGTDMGQAIAEINALSNRSQVFLPPGAPPPFIIRFDASSQPVGQLVFKSKTKTNNELQDIANFTARPFLIKIPGLTTAPPFGGSPRTIEINIDPNKLRTHQLTPEQIVESISRNNITSPSGNIYVNDINYLTPTNNTIKEVADFGNIPIFKNGVDNVYIRDVATIKDGADITTGYALINGTRSVYINIAKSGNASTWDVVKNLKKAIPAIQNNLPDDVAISYEFDQSVYVINAVKSLITEGVLGAMLTGLMVLLFLRDRRAALIVVLTIPISIISGVLFLKLFGQSINIMSLSGLALAIGILVDESTVTIENIHQHLAMGKTKAKAILDACKEIAFPKLLILLCILAVFAPAFMMTGIPGSLFMPLALAIGFSMLLSFMLSQTFVPVMANWLMKDKENHEHTEDKFDGFKNRFVLFLQSIMGKRKPILIISFILVAVGAFLMYSSTGKDVLPTVNSSQFQVRIKAPEGTRIEKTELKIKQVLGELETIIGKDHIAISSVFIGQHPSSFAVSPIYLYNAGPHEALMQIALKDFDGNTNELKEIIRKHMKQKMPELHFSFEPIELTEKILSQGTNTPIEVRFSGMMKKMNVMYANKLLAKLKEIDYLRDQQIPQSLNYPAYEINIDRIRAAQLGIDAQDIARSLVPITASSRYTSKNMWVGGMMGIAYDVQVQTPQNILNSKDELMNVPLGKNSDRPVLGDVATITPTKVLGESYNLGTMGYTPVTANIHNTDLGRAQKDVQAAIDSLGELPKGVNIQVSGMVPVLEETMNSLATGLLIAVIVIFLMLTANFQSFKVSLVILTTVPFVILGSLILMKLTGSTLNLQSYMGIIMSVGVSIANAVLLISNAESLRLENGDALSSAIQAAALRIRPIIMTTLAMIAGMLPMAIGHGEGGDQVAPLGRAVIGGLIASSFSVLILLPLVFVWIQNKTTTQSPSLDPEDENSIHYITLEK